Below is a genomic region from Chloroflexota bacterium.
TGCGACAATCAGCGTGAAACCACTGGCAACTCCAAGGCGAGGGACAACATAACCAATCGTGCCAACAATCACCAGCCCCAACACTCCGGCGCTGAAAGCATACCAGGGCACGGCGCGTAAATTTTCCAACTTAACACCGCGCAATAACACCACCAACACCATCAACGCGCCCCCGCTGGCATAAGTGATAAATACGCTGGTGCGCGTCCCCAGAGTTTGATCCATGATACCCATAAACTGGCCCTGTAAAGTAATAGCCAAACCCCCAA
It encodes:
- a CDS encoding DMT family transporter, which gives rise to MRYCSSWKVKVQNTCYNGDVHVLAQVCAIRRPWRLVLSTFYFIALAVVGGLAITLQGQFMGIMDQTLGTRTSVFITYASGGALMVLVVLLRGVKLENLRAVPWYAFSAGVLGLVIVGTIGYVVPRLGVASGFTLIVAAQFVFAALIDHFGWFQATVRPLDATRLIGLAVMLLGVWWVNR